A window from Pseudomonas alloputida encodes these proteins:
- a CDS encoding Rsd/AlgQ family anti-sigma factor, protein MLDSCQNAQERWGGVHKLIDRWLEERQELVQAFRALRDVRPAFADKDTNGDFCALLVDYVSAWHFEVCEQLVSEAKAFGDKKALKLAEEINPRINDSTQIALAFNDHCTKGECKDTERFAEKLAKLGGLLHERFELEDCLIEVLHNAHKEEGAVQA, encoded by the coding sequence ATGCTCGATAGTTGTCAGAACGCCCAGGAACGCTGGGGTGGGGTTCACAAGCTGATCGACCGTTGGCTGGAGGAGCGCCAGGAACTGGTGCAGGCTTTTCGCGCCCTGCGCGATGTGAGGCCAGCCTTCGCCGACAAGGACACCAACGGGGACTTTTGCGCCCTTCTGGTCGACTACGTTTCGGCGTGGCACTTCGAAGTCTGCGAGCAACTGGTCAGCGAGGCCAAGGCGTTCGGAGACAAGAAGGCGCTGAAACTGGCCGAAGAGATCAACCCACGGATCAACGACAGTACTCAGATCGCACTGGCCTTCAATGACCATTGCACCAAGGGGGAGTGCAAGGACACCGAACGCTTTGCCGAGAAGCTGGCCAAATTGGGCGGGTTGTTGCATGAGCGCTTCGAGCTTGAAGACTGCCTGATCGAAGTGCTGCACAACGCACACAAGGAAGAGGGTGCAGTGCAGGCCTGA
- a CDS encoding uroporphyrinogen-III C-methyltransferase, whose translation MSETVLSNNDKPSAQAPAEPVTTPPAKRSGSGLAALALLLGAAGVAVGGWGVWQVRQLQGSEFNQGQHIEALTQRAEALQQREQQISAQLASLPAASELEDRRRLVAQLQGDQQRLSQRLETVLGESRKEWRLAEAEHLLRLATLRLSALQDITSAKALVEGADEILREQSDPGAFAAREQLARSLATLNSTQQPDRTGLFLKLAAQRELVQQLSAQSPEFDSNADALGALTADGDGASRLSQWWAEISKYFQIDFNADENVRPLLAGQQLNQLRLALSLTIEQAQWAALNGDAKVYTQALDDARSVLLANFNADNPQSKAMLDSLNALADQPVSVVTPDLSESLAAVQAYIQRRHLPAEAEGGKP comes from the coding sequence GTGAGCGAGACTGTCTTGTCCAATAACGATAAACCGTCGGCGCAGGCGCCTGCGGAACCCGTTACCACCCCACCTGCCAAGCGCTCCGGCAGTGGCCTGGCAGCGCTGGCCTTGCTGCTTGGTGCGGCCGGGGTGGCGGTAGGTGGCTGGGGTGTCTGGCAGGTGCGTCAACTGCAGGGCAGTGAGTTCAACCAGGGCCAGCACATCGAGGCGCTGACCCAGCGCGCCGAGGCGCTGCAGCAACGTGAACAGCAGATCAGTGCGCAACTGGCCAGTCTGCCAGCCGCCAGCGAGCTAGAAGACCGCCGGCGTTTGGTAGCCCAGTTGCAGGGCGACCAGCAGCGTCTCAGCCAGCGCCTGGAAACCGTGCTGGGAGAAAGCCGCAAAGAGTGGCGCCTGGCCGAAGCCGAGCACCTCCTGCGGCTGGCTACCCTGCGCCTTTCGGCGTTGCAGGACATCACCAGTGCCAAAGCCCTGGTCGAAGGCGCCGACGAGATCCTGCGCGAGCAGAGCGACCCGGGTGCCTTCGCCGCCCGCGAGCAACTGGCCCGCAGCCTGGCCACGCTCAACAGCACTCAGCAACCGGACCGTACTGGCCTGTTCTTGAAACTGGCTGCGCAGCGTGAGCTGGTACAGCAGCTGAGCGCCCAGTCCCCCGAGTTCGACAGTAACGCCGATGCGCTTGGCGCCCTGACCGCCGACGGTGATGGTGCCAGCAGGCTGTCGCAGTGGTGGGCAGAAATATCCAAGTACTTCCAGATCGACTTCAATGCCGATGAAAACGTGCGTCCGTTGCTGGCCGGGCAGCAACTGAACCAGCTGCGCCTGGCCCTGAGCCTGACTATCGAGCAGGCCCAGTGGGCGGCGCTCAATGGTGATGCCAAGGTTTACACGCAGGCGCTGGACGACGCCCGCAGCGTACTGCTGGCCAACTTCAATGCAGACAACCCGCAAAGCAAGGCCATGCTCGACAGCCTCAATGCCTTGGCCGATCAGCCGGTGTCGGTGGTTACCCCTGACCTTAGTGAAAGCCTGGCGGCAGTGCAGGCCTATATTCAGCGCCGTCACCTGCCGGCCGAGGCTGAAGGGGGCAAGCCATGA
- the argH gene encoding argininosuccinate lyase produces the protein MSTEKTNQSWGGRFSEPVDAFVARFTASVDFDKRLYRHDIMGSIAHATMLAQVGVLSDAERDTIIDGLKTIQGEIEAGNFDWRVDLEDVHMNIEARLTDRIGITGKKLHTGRSRNDQVATDIRLWLRDEIDLILGEITRLQQGLLEQAEREAETIMPGFTHLQTAQPVTFGHHLLAWFEMLSRDYERLVDCRKRTNRMPLGSAALAGTTYPIDRELTCKLLGFEAVAGNSLDGVSDRDFAIEFCAAASVAMMHLSRFSEELVLWTSAQFQFIDLPDRFCTGSSIMPQKKNPDVPELVRGKSGRVFGALTGLLTLMKGQPLAYNKDNQEDKEPLFDAADTLRDSLRAFADMIPAIKPKHAIMREAALRGFSTATDLADYLVRRGLPFRDCHEIVGHAVKYGVDTGKDLAEMSLDELRQFSDQIEQDVFAVLTLEGSVNARDHIGGTAPAQVRAAVVRGKALLASR, from the coding sequence ATGAGCACCGAGAAGACCAATCAGTCCTGGGGCGGCCGCTTCAGTGAGCCCGTCGACGCCTTCGTCGCCCGTTTCACCGCCTCGGTAGATTTCGACAAGCGCCTGTACCGTCACGACATCATGGGTTCGATTGCCCATGCCACCATGCTGGCGCAGGTCGGCGTGCTCAGTGATGCCGAGCGCGACACCATCATCGATGGCCTGAAAACCATCCAGGGCGAGATTGAAGCCGGCAACTTCGACTGGCGTGTCGACCTCGAAGACGTGCACATGAACATCGAAGCACGCCTGACCGACCGCATCGGCATCACCGGCAAGAAGCTGCATACTGGGCGTAGCCGCAACGACCAGGTGGCCACCGACATCCGCCTTTGGCTGCGCGACGAAATCGACCTGATCCTGGGCGAAATCACCCGCCTGCAGCAGGGCCTGCTGGAGCAGGCAGAGCGTGAAGCCGAAACCATCATGCCTGGTTTCACCCACCTGCAGACGGCGCAGCCGGTCACCTTTGGCCACCACCTGCTGGCGTGGTTCGAAATGCTCAGCCGCGACTATGAGCGCCTGGTCGACTGCCGCAAGCGCACCAACCGCATGCCACTGGGCAGCGCCGCGCTGGCCGGCACCACCTACCCGATCGACCGTGAACTGACCTGCAAGCTGCTGGGCTTTGAAGCCGTGGCCGGCAACTCGCTGGATGGCGTGTCGGACCGTGATTTCGCCATCGAATTCTGCGCCGCTGCCAGCGTGGCGATGATGCACCTTTCGCGCTTCTCCGAAGAGCTGGTGCTGTGGACCAGCGCGCAGTTCCAGTTCATCGACCTTCCGGACCGCTTCTGCACTGGCAGCTCGATCATGCCGCAGAAAAAGAACCCGGACGTGCCAGAGCTGGTACGTGGCAAGAGCGGCCGCGTGTTCGGCGCCCTGACCGGCCTGCTGACCCTGATGAAAGGCCAACCGCTGGCCTACAACAAGGACAACCAGGAAGACAAGGAACCGCTGTTCGACGCCGCCGATACCCTGCGCGACTCGCTGCGGGCCTTCGCTGACATGATCCCGGCGATCAAGCCCAAGCACGCCATCATGCGTGAAGCGGCCCTGCGCGGTTTCTCCACCGCTACCGACCTGGCTGACTATCTGGTTCGCCGTGGCCTGCCGTTCCGTGACTGCCACGAGATCGTTGGCCACGCGGTGAAGTATGGTGTGGACACTGGCAAGGACCTGGCCGAGATGAGCCTGGACGAACTGCGCCAATTCAGCGACCAGATCGAGCAGGACGTGTTTGCCGTGCTGACGCTGGAAGGCTCGGTGAATGCGCGTGACCACATTGGTGGTACGGCGCCGGCGCAGGTGCGTGCTGCCGTCGTTCGTGGCAAGGCCCTGTTGGCGTCTCGCTAA
- a CDS encoding FTR1 family protein produces MFSFAFPPRLAMKTRSRLLAWLPAALLGPVLALCSTLALAESPAEAAKAQHLLDYIGADYPPTVQDGKVIDEGEYREQQEFSAVLADLVKGLPANTEQAALEQGVQALRQAIDQRQEGTAVAKQARQLGARLAVAYEISQAPVITPDPARGAALYAQNCSICHGDTGAGDGPAGVGLEPAPANLRDVSRLDQLSLFDLYNTLALGIDGTEMPSFADQLDDRQRWDVAAYIASFTAKPEAGKGDKTWNLADLARQTPAEVAANEGTAAVEAFRAQRAQPPQVKRGPAQLLEYTASTLEKSLAAYRAGDHDQAYDLSVAAYLEGFELVESSLDNIDTQARKDTEKSLMAYRQSLQDGLPVEQAEQRLADAKTKLEQAAKLLGSDGLSWTLSYISGLLILLREGLEAILVLAAILAFLRNTGQQSAVRSVNIGWGLALVAGFATWALAAYVIDVGGAQRELLEGCTALFAAVMVLWLGVWMHDRRHAAAWKDYIKSSLVSGGGRFGFAVLAFFSVYRELFEVILFYETLWLQAGPAGHQAVLAGGATALVLLVGLAWVILRGSAKLPLSLFFSINAALLCALSVVFAGHGVKALQEAGVLGTRPVAFFEFDWLGIHADAYSLSAQAVALLAIVFLYGRSWLAEKRSAAAN; encoded by the coding sequence ATGTTCTCTTTCGCATTTCCTCCGAGACTGGCCATGAAAACCCGTTCCCGTCTGCTTGCCTGGCTGCCGGCTGCATTGCTCGGCCCGGTGCTGGCGCTGTGCAGCACCTTGGCGCTGGCCGAGTCCCCCGCCGAGGCTGCCAAAGCCCAGCACTTGCTGGACTACATTGGTGCCGACTACCCGCCGACCGTGCAGGACGGCAAGGTGATCGACGAGGGCGAATACCGCGAGCAACAGGAGTTCAGTGCGGTATTGGCTGACCTGGTCAAAGGCCTGCCCGCAAATACTGAACAAGCGGCTTTGGAACAGGGCGTCCAGGCGCTGCGCCAGGCCATCGACCAGCGTCAGGAAGGTACTGCGGTCGCCAAACAGGCCCGGCAGCTGGGTGCGCGACTGGCGGTGGCCTACGAGATCAGCCAGGCCCCGGTGATTACCCCGGACCCCGCCCGCGGCGCTGCGCTGTACGCACAGAACTGCTCGATCTGCCACGGCGACACCGGCGCCGGCGATGGCCCGGCTGGCGTGGGCCTGGAGCCTGCACCCGCCAACCTGCGCGATGTCTCGCGCCTGGACCAGTTAAGCCTGTTCGACCTCTATAACACCCTGGCCCTGGGTATAGACGGCACCGAAATGCCGTCGTTTGCCGACCAGCTGGACGACCGCCAACGCTGGGATGTGGCCGCGTATATCGCCAGCTTCACCGCCAAGCCGGAAGCGGGCAAAGGTGACAAGACCTGGAACCTCGCCGACCTGGCTCGCCAAACCCCGGCCGAAGTTGCTGCTAACGAAGGCACTGCGGCCGTCGAGGCATTCCGCGCCCAGCGTGCCCAGCCACCTCAGGTAAAGCGCGGCCCGGCGCAATTGCTCGAATACACTGCCAGCACACTGGAGAAGAGCCTGGCGGCCTACCGCGCAGGCGACCACGATCAGGCCTATGACCTGTCGGTGGCGGCCTACCTGGAAGGTTTCGAGCTGGTGGAAAGCTCGCTGGACAACATCGATACCCAGGCGCGCAAGGACACCGAGAAATCGCTGATGGCCTACCGTCAGTCCCTGCAGGACGGCCTGCCCGTGGAGCAGGCCGAACAGCGTCTGGCCGACGCCAAAACCAAGCTCGAGCAGGCGGCCAAGCTGCTGGGCAGCGATGGCCTGAGCTGGACGCTGAGCTATATCTCCGGTTTGCTGATCCTGCTGCGTGAAGGCCTCGAGGCGATTCTGGTGCTGGCGGCGATCCTGGCCTTCCTGCGCAATACCGGGCAGCAGTCGGCAGTGCGCAGCGTCAACATCGGCTGGGGCCTGGCGCTGGTTGCCGGCTTCGCCACCTGGGCGCTGGCGGCCTATGTGATCGATGTGGGGGGCGCTCAGCGCGAGCTGCTGGAAGGCTGCACGGCGTTGTTCGCCGCGGTAATGGTGCTGTGGCTTGGCGTGTGGATGCATGACCGCCGTCACGCTGCCGCCTGGAAGGACTACATCAAGAGCAGCCTGGTCAGCGGTGGCGGGCGCTTCGGCTTTGCCGTGCTGGCATTCTTCTCGGTATACCGCGAATTGTTCGAAGTGATCCTGTTCTACGAGACCCTGTGGCTGCAGGCAGGCCCCGCCGGGCATCAGGCGGTGCTGGCGGGTGGCGCGACGGCACTGGTGCTGTTGGTGGGCCTGGCCTGGGTGATTCTGCGGGGTTCGGCCAAGCTGCCGCTATCGCTGTTCTTCAGCATCAACGCCGCGCTGCTGTGCGCGCTGTCGGTAGTATTCGCCGGGCATGGCGTGAAGGCGTTGCAAGAGGCCGGTGTGCTGGGCACACGGCCAGTGGCGTTCTTTGAGTTCGACTGGCTGGGGATTCATGCCGATGCCTACTCGCTGTCGGCGCAAGCGGTGGCCTTGCTGGCCATCGTGTTCCTTTACGGCCGCTCGTGGCTGGCCGAAAAGCGCAGTGCTGCGGCCAACTGA
- the hemC gene encoding hydroxymethylbilane synthase, whose product MSTREIRIATRKSALALWQAEYVKARLEQAHTGLQVTLVPMVSRGDKLLDAPLAKIGGKGLFVKELETALLDNEADIAVHSMKDVPMDFPEGLGLYCICEREDPRDAFVSNTFDSLEALPAGSIVGTSSLRRQAQLLARRPDLQIRFLRGNVNTRLAKLDAGEYDAIILAAAGLIRLGFEDRITSTISVDDSLPAGGQGAVGIECRSADVEIHALLAPLHHVDTADRVIAERALNKRLNGGCQVPIACYAVLEGDQLWLRGLVGQPSGGTLLVADARAPRAAAEALGVQVAEDLLGQGAEAILKEVYGEAGHP is encoded by the coding sequence ATGTCCACTCGCGAAATCCGCATTGCCACCCGTAAAAGTGCTTTGGCCCTGTGGCAGGCCGAATACGTCAAGGCCCGCCTCGAGCAGGCCCACACCGGCCTGCAGGTGACCCTGGTACCCATGGTCAGTCGCGGTGACAAGTTGCTCGACGCGCCGCTGGCAAAAATCGGCGGCAAGGGGCTGTTCGTCAAGGAACTGGAAACCGCGCTGCTGGACAACGAAGCCGACATCGCCGTGCACTCGATGAAAGACGTGCCCATGGACTTCCCCGAGGGCCTGGGCCTGTACTGCATCTGCGAGCGTGAAGACCCGCGTGATGCCTTCGTTTCCAATACCTTTGACAGCCTCGAAGCGCTGCCCGCCGGCAGTATCGTCGGTACCTCAAGCCTGCGCCGTCAGGCCCAGTTACTGGCGCGCCGCCCAGACCTGCAAATCCGCTTTCTGCGCGGCAACGTCAACACCCGCCTGGCGAAGCTGGATGCCGGTGAGTACGACGCCATCATCCTCGCCGCGGCGGGCCTGATCCGTCTGGGCTTCGAAGACCGCATCACCTCCACCATCAGCGTCGATGACAGCCTGCCGGCAGGTGGTCAGGGCGCGGTGGGCATCGAGTGCCGCAGTGCCGACGTTGAGATCCATGCACTGCTGGCGCCACTGCACCATGTCGACACCGCTGACCGGGTGATCGCCGAGCGCGCGCTGAACAAACGCCTGAATGGTGGCTGCCAAGTGCCGATCGCCTGCTACGCGGTACTTGAAGGTGACCAGCTGTGGCTGCGCGGCCTGGTCGGCCAGCCTAGCGGCGGGACCTTGCTGGTGGCCGATGCCCGTGCACCCCGTGCTGCTGCCGAGGCCCTGGGCGTACAGGTGGCCGAAGACCTGCTGGGGCAGGGCGCCGAGGCCATTCTGAAGGAAGTCTACGGCGAGGCCGGTCACCCGTGA
- a CDS encoding TIGR02647 family protein, translating to MPFTPDLIDEMEVLALFKHDSSQEGIKITSTASPALIAAAQRLHEKGLTDQPDGGYLTSLGHDAVESVQLLQNILKAPQPA from the coding sequence ATGCCTTTTACCCCCGATTTGATCGACGAAATGGAAGTACTCGCGCTGTTCAAACACGACAGCAGCCAGGAAGGCATCAAGATAACCAGCACCGCATCCCCTGCCCTGATCGCGGCTGCGCAACGCCTGCATGAGAAGGGGCTGACCGATCAGCCGGATGGCGGCTACCTGACCAGCCTGGGTCATGACGCCGTTGAAAGTGTCCAATTGCTACAGAACATTCTCAAGGCGCCACAGCCAGCCTGA
- a CDS encoding LytR/AlgR family response regulator transcription factor, which produces MNVLIVDDEPQGRERLTRLLGELEGYTVLEPSATNGDEALALIESLKPDVVLLDIGMPGLDGLQVAARLCEREAPPAVVFCSGDDEYGAEAFKDSTLSHVTKPFQAHALRDALRKAEKPNRAQLAALTRPANEGGGPRSHISARTRKGIELIPLPQVIYFIADHKYVTLRHEAGEVLLDEPLKALEDEFGERFVRIHRNALVARERIERLQRTPLGHFQLYLKGLDGDALTVSRRHVAGVRKMMQTL; this is translated from the coding sequence ATGAATGTCCTGATCGTTGATGACGAACCCCAAGGCCGTGAACGCCTCACCCGGCTGCTCGGCGAACTGGAGGGTTACACTGTGCTGGAGCCCAGCGCCACCAACGGCGATGAGGCCTTGGCGCTGATTGAAAGCCTCAAGCCCGATGTGGTCCTGCTGGACATCGGCATGCCAGGCCTGGATGGCCTGCAGGTTGCCGCTCGCCTGTGCGAACGCGAGGCGCCGCCCGCGGTGGTGTTTTGCTCCGGGGATGATGAATACGGTGCAGAGGCATTCAAGGACAGTACCCTCAGCCATGTGACCAAGCCCTTCCAGGCCCACGCCTTGCGCGATGCCTTGCGCAAGGCCGAAAAACCCAACCGCGCCCAATTGGCGGCGCTTACCCGGCCGGCCAATGAAGGCGGCGGCCCACGCAGCCATATCAGCGCCCGCACGCGCAAAGGCATCGAACTGATCCCGTTACCCCAGGTGATCTATTTCATTGCCGACCACAAGTATGTGACCTTGCGTCACGAAGCCGGTGAAGTGCTGCTTGACGAGCCACTCAAAGCCCTGGAAGACGAATTTGGCGAACGCTTCGTGCGCATCCATCGCAATGCGTTGGTCGCCCGCGAGCGCATCGAACGCTTGCAGCGCACCCCACTGGGGCACTTTCAGCTGTATCTGAAAGGCCTGGATGGCGATGCCTTGACCGTCAGCCGTCGCCATGTGGCCGGTGTGCGCAAGATGATGCAGACCCTCTGA
- a CDS encoding disulfide bond formation protein B has product MLPARLRTFFLPACLVALAVLVASFRLENTVGLMPCPLCLSQRLLLGGYALLCFAAVLQAPGTRGILRYARLALGCSLAGALLAARHVWLQGAEGVNEVCPVPIGRVFEQSWSEAARQLLLGGPDCRSLAWSFLDLTLPEWSLLAFLLLAVLPLSCLLAYRFRTLART; this is encoded by the coding sequence ATGCTGCCGGCCCGTTTGCGCACCTTTTTTCTTCCTGCCTGCCTGGTCGCACTGGCAGTACTGGTTGCGTCTTTCCGTCTGGAAAACACAGTGGGGCTGATGCCGTGCCCATTGTGCCTCAGCCAACGGTTGCTGCTTGGCGGGTACGCGCTCCTGTGTTTCGCAGCCGTGCTGCAGGCGCCGGGCACGCGGGGCATCCTTCGTTATGCTCGGCTGGCGCTGGGCTGCTCGCTGGCCGGCGCTTTGCTGGCAGCACGGCATGTCTGGTTGCAGGGGGCTGAGGGGGTCAATGAGGTATGTCCGGTGCCGATCGGGCGAGTGTTCGAACAATCCTGGAGTGAGGCGGCACGGCAACTGCTGCTGGGTGGCCCGGATTGCCGTTCGCTTGCCTGGAGTTTTCTCGATCTGACACTGCCGGAATGGAGCCTGTTGGCCTTCCTGCTGCTGGCGGTGCTGCCCTTGAGTTGCCTGCTGGCGTATCGTTTCCGCACCTTGGCAAGAACATGA
- a CDS encoding uroporphyrinogen-III synthase yields MSQWRLLLTRPAEDCAALAQSLAAAGVGSSCLPLLEIEPITVQAPQRLSLEGLHDFQAIIVVSKPAARLLLEHLAETSIQPPQRGWFTVGEATAGVLQGAGLKVCFPPRGDDSEALLALPALRQALTEPAPRVLIVRGVGGRELLAERLAEQGASVEYLELYRRCLPAYPAGTLMRRIEAERLNGLVVSSGQGFEHLQQMAGADWLRLAQLPLFVPSPRVAEQAKAAGAQQVVDCRGASATALLAAVQRSAAPAS; encoded by the coding sequence GTGAGCCAATGGCGCCTGTTGCTGACCCGGCCTGCCGAGGACTGCGCGGCGCTGGCGCAAAGCCTGGCGGCAGCGGGAGTGGGCAGCAGTTGCCTGCCCCTGCTGGAGATTGAACCCATTACCGTGCAAGCCCCACAGCGGCTGTCGCTGGAAGGCTTGCATGACTTCCAGGCGATCATTGTGGTCAGCAAGCCGGCCGCCCGGCTGTTGCTTGAGCATCTGGCCGAGACCAGCATCCAGCCTCCGCAGCGAGGCTGGTTCACCGTGGGTGAGGCAACCGCTGGTGTGCTGCAGGGTGCTGGGCTGAAGGTTTGCTTTCCGCCGCGTGGCGATGACAGCGAAGCCTTGCTGGCACTGCCGGCCCTGCGCCAGGCACTTACCGAGCCGGCACCGCGTGTCTTGATCGTTCGCGGCGTCGGAGGTCGCGAACTGCTGGCAGAGCGTCTTGCAGAGCAAGGTGCTAGTGTCGAATATCTGGAACTGTATCGTCGCTGCCTGCCGGCCTACCCGGCGGGTACGCTGATGCGCCGCATTGAAGCGGAACGCCTCAATGGCCTGGTGGTCAGCAGTGGGCAGGGTTTTGAACATTTGCAGCAGATGGCCGGTGCCGATTGGCTGCGGTTGGCCCAGTTGCCGCTGTTCGTGCCCAGCCCGCGGGTCGCCGAGCAGGCCAAGGCCGCCGGGGCCCAACAGGTTGTGGATTGCCGTGGCGCCAGTGCCACGGCCTTGCTGGCAGCCGTGCAGCGTAGCGCTGCACCTGCCTCTTAA
- a CDS encoding glutathione S-transferase, with amino-acid sequence MLKLYGFSVSNYYNMVKLALLEKGLTFEEVTFYGGQAPQALEVSPRGKVPVLETEHGFLSETSVILDYIEQTQGGKALLPADPFGQAKVRELLKEIELYIELPARTCYAESFFGMSVEPLIKEKARADLLAGFATLKRNGRFAPYVAGEQLTLADLMFCFSVDLANAVGKKVLNIDFLADFPQAKALLQLMGENPHMPRILADKEASMPAFMEMIRSGKR; translated from the coding sequence ATGCTCAAGCTTTATGGATTCTCGGTCAGCAACTACTACAACATGGTCAAGCTGGCCCTGCTCGAAAAAGGCCTGACTTTCGAGGAAGTCACCTTCTATGGCGGCCAGGCGCCACAGGCGCTGGAAGTGAGCCCACGGGGCAAGGTGCCGGTGCTTGAAACCGAGCATGGCTTCCTCAGCGAAACCAGTGTGATCCTCGACTATATCGAGCAGACCCAGGGCGGCAAGGCACTGCTGCCAGCCGACCCGTTCGGCCAAGCCAAGGTGCGGGAGCTGCTCAAGGAAATCGAGTTGTACATCGAGCTGCCTGCGCGTACCTGCTACGCCGAGTCCTTCTTTGGCATGTCGGTCGAACCGCTGATCAAAGAGAAAGCGCGTGCTGACCTGCTGGCCGGGTTTGCCACGCTCAAGCGCAACGGGCGCTTTGCACCTTATGTTGCGGGCGAGCAACTGACACTGGCAGACCTGATGTTCTGCTTCTCGGTCGACCTGGCCAACGCGGTGGGCAAGAAGGTGCTGAACATCGACTTCCTGGCGGACTTCCCGCAGGCCAAGGCGTTGCTGCAACTGATGGGGGAGAACCCGCACATGCCGCGGATCTTGGCGGACAAGGAAGCGTCGATGCCGGCCTTCATGGAGATGATCCGCAGCGGCAAGCGCTGA
- a CDS encoding heme biosynthesis protein HemY: MKRVYLLAVLAIVVAAALGIAVAKHSGYVLISYGGFRYQSGLWAALAGILAVVLLLWLLRYLVGLVLTSSGVVNPWSRRNRSRRIRLAIEQGQLDLAEGRWASAQRHLHRAAEAERQPLLYYLGAARAANEQGRTEDSDNLLERALERQPQAELAIALTHAQLQMDRGENDGALETLLAMQERHPHNGQVLRLLQRLYVERGDWSALIRLLPDLRKGKVLPPAELAALEQRAWGQNLSLATTRGEDALSARQSLERAWQQLTAAQRQEPQLVLAYAEQLRQVGAQNEAEQVLRTALKRDYESHLARLYGLVRGDDPARQLQTAEGWLKAHPQDASLLLTLGRLSLQNRLWGKARDYLESSLRMERNPEACAELARLLAGLGETERSNQLFQEGLGLLDERLLALPLPEGVRA, translated from the coding sequence ATGAAGCGTGTCTACCTGTTGGCCGTGCTTGCGATCGTGGTTGCTGCGGCACTGGGCATCGCGGTTGCCAAGCACAGCGGCTATGTACTGATTTCCTATGGTGGCTTCCGTTATCAGTCGGGGCTGTGGGCAGCCTTGGCGGGTATTTTGGCGGTCGTCCTGCTGCTGTGGTTGCTGCGCTATCTGGTCGGCCTGGTGCTGACTTCCAGTGGTGTGGTCAACCCGTGGTCACGGCGTAACCGCAGCCGACGTATCCGCCTGGCGATCGAACAGGGCCAGCTCGATCTTGCCGAAGGCCGCTGGGCCAGTGCCCAACGGCACTTGCACCGTGCCGCCGAGGCGGAGCGCCAACCGTTGCTGTACTACCTTGGTGCCGCGCGTGCTGCCAACGAGCAAGGCCGTACCGAAGACAGTGACAACCTGCTGGAGCGTGCCCTGGAGCGCCAGCCGCAAGCGGAGCTGGCCATTGCCCTGACCCATGCCCAGTTGCAAATGGACCGTGGCGAAAACGATGGGGCCCTGGAAACCCTGCTGGCCATGCAGGAACGCCACCCGCACAACGGCCAGGTGCTGCGCTTGCTGCAACGCCTGTACGTGGAGCGCGGCGACTGGTCTGCACTGATCCGCCTGCTGCCCGACCTGCGCAAGGGCAAGGTGCTGCCGCCCGCCGAGCTGGCTGCTCTGGAACAACGCGCCTGGGGCCAGAATCTGAGCCTGGCGACCACCCGTGGCGAAGATGCGCTCAGTGCACGTCAATCCTTGGAGCGCGCCTGGCAGCAGCTGACCGCAGCCCAGCGCCAGGAGCCACAACTGGTGCTGGCGTACGCCGAGCAACTGCGTCAGGTAGGTGCCCAGAACGAGGCCGAACAGGTGCTGCGCACGGCCCTCAAGCGCGACTACGAAAGCCACCTGGCCCGCCTTTACGGCCTGGTGCGTGGTGATGACCCGGCGCGTCAGCTGCAAACCGCTGAAGGTTGGCTCAAGGCTCACCCGCAAGATGCCAGCCTGCTGCTGACCCTGGGCCGTCTGAGCCTGCAAAACCGCTTGTGGGGCAAGGCGCGTGACTACCTGGAAAGCAGCCTGCGCATGGAGCGCAACCCCGAGGCCTGTGCTGAGCTGGCCCGCCTGCTCGCGGGGCTGGGCGAGACCGAGCGCAGCAACCAGCTGTTCCAGGAGGGCCTTGGCCTGCTGGACGAGCGCCTGCTGGCGCTGCCTTTGCCAGAAGGCGTGCGCGCCTGA